Within Metabacillus sp. KUDC1714, the genomic segment TTAAGTAGCTTTTAATCCAACGATTGATGTTGTCATTGGCTGCACGAGTGTTGGAAGGGATCACTTGACTTGGTTTATATTTACCTGTAAGAATTCCTTGGGCTAAAGGTGAAAAGACAACTTGTCCAATCCCTTCTTTTTCAGAAACCGGTAAAACTTCTTTTTCGATATAGCGTACAAGCATGTTATAGATTGGTTGATTTGAAACGAGTGGTCGTAGATTTTTTTCTTTTGTTATATGTACAGCATCCGTAATCTGTGCTGCTGTCCATTCACTAACACCGTAATATAAGATTTTTCCTTGCTGAACTAAATCATCCAATGCACGTAATGTTTCTTCTGTTGGTGTTTCTTCATCAAATCGATGACATTGATAAAGATCAAGATAATCAACACCTAATCGTTTTAAGCTTGCATTGCATTGCTCCATGATGTGCTTTCGTGAAAGGCCTCGATCATTCGGACCATCTCCCATAGGAAAAAACACTTTTGTTGCAAGCACATAACTTTCTCTAGAATAAGATTTAAGGGCTTCACCAACCACTTTTTCAGCTTCGCCTCGATTGTATGCGTTTGCGGTATCAAAAAAATTAATACCAAGCTCATAAGCCTGATGAATACAATCAATAGCGTTTTGGTTCCCTATCGTTTCTCCATATGTTAGCCAGCTACCAAGTCCAATTTCACTAACTTTTAACCCACTATTACCTAAACGACGATATTTCATTTTGAAACACTCCTGTCATGAATTTTGTTTATTTTGCAAATATTGATCCTAGAGAAAAAAATGAATTACTAAAAAATGATTATATTTCTTGAGATAAGACTGAGAACAACAGATAATTACCGGTTGTAGAGTTTTTAACGATTAGTAGAGATCATTCCTTTTACAAGGCTTTAATTCTTTTTTACTTCGATTCCTGCTAATTCTTCATACAATTTTATTACTGCACTCATATCTTCGCCCCCATATCCTTTAGCTCTTGCCATTTGAAACATTTCTTTTACTAAGGATAAAACAGGGGTAGGTAGTTCAAGTTCTTTAGCAACATCAGCTGCTAATCCTAGATCTTTATAAATAAGATCAGTCATAAAATGAGGTGAGAAATCTCTATTTAATACTTTCGGGCCTTTATTATCCATCATCCCGCTTCTAGCACCACCGCCGCTGACGACTTTTATAAATAGCTCAGGATCAACCCCAGATTTTGCTGCCATTGTTATGGCTTCTGAAAAGGATAATAGATTAATAGCACCCATCGTATTATTAGCTAGTTTCGTATATGAACCTAATCCATTTTCCCCCATATAGTAAGCTTGTTTCCCCATCACATAAAATAGAGGCTCACATTTTTCATAAATTTCTTTCTTTCCACCAACCATAAAAGTTAAAATACCTTCAATTGCTTGAGGTTCACTACCAGTAACAGGTGCATCTAACATTTCAATGCCCTCGTTTAAAAGGTTCTCTGCTACTTTTTTACTTGTATTTGGCGATATTGTACTGCTATCGACAACAATTAAGTCGGCATGTGCTCCTTTAATAATGCCTTTTTCACCTAAAATAACTTCTTCAACTGCCTGATCCGCAGTTAGCATAGTGAAAACAATTTCGCTTTTTTTAGCAACTTCTTCAGGTGAAGATGCAATAATTGCTCCTTGTTTTTCAAGGGAGTCGGCTTTATTTCTCGTGCGATTATACGCAATAACTTCATAATCGTTGTTTAATAAATGTCCTGCCATTGGAAGGCCCATTGTACCTAATCCGATAAAGCCAATTTTTTTCATTTCATTATCCTCCTTACTTTATTTTGTGTTAACTGATTCTACTTGCCAAACACCAAGACCAAGCTTTGGCATATGCACTCCATTATTTAACACTGTGAGATCTGTGTCTGTTGGATACTCATTATAAATTCCTCAGAGATTTAGTTTTTTAAGCGCTTTCTTTCTTTTCCAAGCGTAATCTTAAGTCGCTGACTCTCTTAACCATCGACCTGAGATTTTCTAGGTTTCAAAGTACCACGGTTATGATTTTAAAGCTAAACCGGTTAAACTTTTCATACTGAAAAACCAAATCTTTAGATAGTAGGATTATTAGTGATCCTATCAACTAAAGATTAAGGAAAAAACTTTTTATAAAAATATTTATAGAATATTTTCTTTTATTTTACATAGAACAATTAAACATTTAAAGTAGTAAAATGTTTTTAACTACATATAAGAAAAGTAACCTACTTTACTTTAGGTAACTATATAAATTCCCTATAAAAGCTCTGACATTTACAACACCAAGCTGTTGTTTTTTTAACTTATTTGTTATTAAAGTTGAAAACTCTAGGAACAGATTTGGACGATGTCCAATAACTAAGTTGATTGATGAGCATTATTATTATTAATAATTATTCATTTGTAAATCTATCATTTTGTATAGTAAGTAAAGTTATTGTAAGTATCTTTAAAAAACTTCAGTACTTTAAATATTTTACCGATTTTACTATAATAAATTTAGAACAATTCATACTATCTATCACCACGCATGAACTTTTATTAAATTAACTTAAGCAAGGATACGGAAGAATGATCAATATAAGCTTGCAAGCTAGTATGTTGGAATTAAAGATCATGCTGTTTATTGCGCTACAAAAGGCGGAGTAAACCAGTTAACACGTGTGCTAGCGTTAGAAGGGTCTTCTCAAAGTATCAATGTAAACGCTGTAGCTCCAACGTTTACTTAAACACCAGGAACTGCTGAACGACTCAACGAATCATGATGTAAAGAGTATGAAAGGTAAGGACTCCCCTATCTCGGTATGTATCCGACGCTAATCAAAGTACTCTATTACAAAAATAAGGAGAATATAATCATGAGAACAATAAAACTTGGAAACAGCACATTAGAAGTGCCGGTCATTTCAGTCGGCTGCATGCGTATTAATTCACTAGAAAAAAACAAGGCTGAGCACTTTGTCCAAACAGCGCTGGATTTAGGTGCAAATTTCTTCGACCATGCTGATATATACGGTGCCGGAGAGTGTGAAGAGATTTTCACTGATGCGATCCACATGAACGATAATATCCGTGAAAAAATCTTCCTGCAATCAAAGTGTGGTATACGACAAGGAATGTTCGATTTTTCAAAAGAACATATTTTAGAATCTGTAGACGGAATTCTTAAACGATTGAATACAGATTACCTAGATGTTCTTCTTCTACACCGTCCAGATACATTAGTAGAGCCTGAAGAAGTAGCAGAGGCTTTTGATACTCTTGAGAGTTCAGGTAAAGTGCGGCATTTCGGTGTTTCCAACCAAAATCCAACACAAATTGAACTCCTTAAAAAATCAGTCAAACAAACAATTGTGGCAAACCAGCTCCAATTAAGTATTACGAATGCAAACATGATTTCAAATGGTTTTAATGTGAACATGGAGAATGATTCTGCTATTAATAGAGATGGTAGCATACTAGATTACTGCAGACTAAACGATATCACGATTCAGCCCTGGTCTCCTTTTCAATATGGATTCTTTGAAGGAGTATTCCTTGGAAATGACAAGTTTCCGGAATTGAATCAAAAGATTAATGAAGTCGCTGACAAATATGAAGTTAGCAACACTACGATTGCGATCGCGTGGCTATTGCGCCATCCCGCGAATATGCAACCAGTTATCGGTACGATGAACGAGAGCAGATTAAAAGACTGCTGTAGGGCAAGCGAAGTTCATCTTTCGCGCGAAGAATGGTATGGAATCTATCGTGCGGCAGGCAATGTTCTGCCATAAGCACGATCATACTTTATATCAGATCTTTTATTAAGAAGCCCCAACACGGCAACATAATTATAGGGGGACAAGGGGACAGGTTAACTGTACCACCATTTATTGTAAAAAGATGAATTTAACCAGCCAAAATGTATTTTTCAATAAACGAATAGAATTAACTCGGATTAAAATATTCCCCACTTATCGAAGTGGGGAATTACTTTCGGCTAATAAAAATTTATCGCTGAAGTGAAATTTAAATTATTCGGGGAAACCATTGAAGTAAAAGAAAGTGACAAAGAGGTAGGAGATCAATTTAATTTTTAGATACGTTTTCTGCTTGAGAGCCACGTTGTCTCCTTTTACAACATCAAATTGTACGTGTTGCCCTTCATCCAAGGATTTAAACCATCACCAGTAGTTTTACTATTGTTATGTAAATAAAATTAAAAATGGTTTCCAGGTCTGGAAACCATTTTTGTAGTTGACCATATGATGTTACCAATTCGTTTATCCTTTTACGTAAGAAGATAAACAATTACTATTCACTGTCACAGTAGATGTAAAAATTTCTTAAAGATGGTGTGAGATTGATTGTTTTTTCTTCTAGAAATAATGACTTAGATAATATATTGTATACCTAAAACAATGAAAGCCCTACCTCTCTTTCATCCTTACGGCTCCTTGTCCGTGCCAGTGTGAATCAGGATTGCAAAAATCAAGTGACTATTTTATCGAGTTATTTGATGAAACTTCAAATGTTCGTAAAAAAAATTTAAATAATAAAAATGGATTAGATTGTAGAAATAACAAAAGAGGTTAATGCTCTCTATGGGTGAGTTGAAGAAGTTGAATGTCTTTGAAAAGATTTACTTTTAATAATAATCATATTCCCAAAAAATTCAGGATATTTTCGGGAGATGTCATACATTATCTACAATTAACCTTAACAGAAACTTTTTATTTGATTTTCAGTGATCCCTTTAATTAATCCCAGTTCACTAATCAAAAATTCATGTGCGTTATCCAACATTTTTTTTTCGCTTGTATTAAGTGCTTTTTCTTTCTTCATACGCATTAAATCACGTACAACTTCAGCACCTTCTTTTATTTTCCCCGATTTTATTTTGTCCGAATTCACTTTATACCTTTGTTTCCACGGCAGTAATCTATCTGTTTCTCCATGCTGAAAAGTGTGTATGATGTGTTTTAATACAATTATGTCAGTGACTGGGCGTATACTTGAACTCAATATTTTAACCGTAGGAATCATGACTTGCATATTACTGATTAACATTTTTATGACATAATACTGTTGTTTTTCTCCTGAGATTTCCTTTTCTTCTATGGCTTTAATTATACCTGCTCCGTGCATTGGATAAACAATGTTATCGCCAATTTGAAACAAATAATCCACCTCCATATATGGTAACCTTCTTAAGTTTATCATATATGTCATTTTTTATCAAATTTTTAATAATATCATAATTTTATTTCCATCGTCAACTACTTTTTCTTTAAAAATCAAAAAAAGCAAAAACAATAGGAATCGTGTCGGATTGCCGATAAGTGGAAGGTTAATTTCCCCGCGTATATTCTGAAACCTCTACTAATTAATGTAGATCAGTTTTCCCTTGAAAACGACTAAATCGATCTCGTGTTTTTTCAATCTTGTGTGATACTCTAAAATTTCAATTCTTTTTTCAGTTCGAGGTGCAATAGGTCGTAAGTCTTTTAACCCCCAATAATTAACCACTACATCAAGCACTTGATCAAAATATTGCAGTGGCCCATATTTAGTACATAAATTAAACGATTTCATTAATGGAAAAAGGAATATTTACCTTAGAAAGAAGTTTCCTATCATACAAAAATTGCTCTTCCATACTTTTGTTTCTACAAATTTTTGTCTGTATACGTCCCTTTCTTTTGCTGAACGTGAACTATGGTACATAACACCATCACATTCAATCCCTAGAATATACCTGGCACACTAAAAAACGTTCCTTACTATGTGTGTAAGAAACGTTGATAAAATAATTTTTTATTCTTACTCAGAAACCGGTGGTCAAGGTCGTACCGACACTCCTCGAAGGAACATGTTTAGACTTGTTCATTAATCATTTGGAATTAAAAAATAATGATGAAAAAGTATGCATTCCTTTGGAAACAGTGAGAGTAGTACTATGAAACTTTTTATCACTCATAAGTATCGCTTTTCTCCCTACTATTTTTATGATTATTACTTTGTTGTGAAAAATTAAATAAAAAGATCTCTACATACTCGAAGAGATCTTAATAAATTAGGTTTATTGTTAATACCGGATTAGCCAATCGTATCCTAAGTATTCTGACATGTTAGTGAAAACGTGCAAATTACTAAGAACACTGACTGCACTTGAATTTTATTGAAATTCTCTTAGTTAGACACTCGCCATTTCTTTAATAAAATTTTGCATTCTTGCAAGTCTCGCCTGATACGCATCAAATAATCCATCTGCCGTTTCTTTAATTGTTCTTTGCGAGTTCGTGTAGATATTTACACTAGTCGCATAGTCCGTTTGCTTAATCCATTCTTCTGGCAAAGAAGAAACTCCAGTCAGAGAGCCTGAAATCCCTGAAGCTACTGCAGTAATACAATCAATATCTCTACCCAAATTAACACCAGATATCATAGCTTCTTTTAAATTCCCTTTTACCATTCTAAAGATACTAATACCTTTTGTTACAACTTCATTTGCTGAAGCAAATGCATATGGTGTTCCTTTTCCGCTATAAATATCATCAAAAGCTACGCGTAATTCTCTAAAATCTGTACAATTTGCTGTATGTTTAAGTCCTTTGTCGATTTCTTTTACAACAAGGTCTTGATCACAGTTATCATATATTGCTCCAATGACACTATCAACAGTAGCATTTGGTGTTGTTGCTGCCGCAATTGATAAAGCTGTTACCGTCGCCCATTTGAGGCCTCTGCTATTTGAAGTCTGGTAGAGTTGACCAACCTCTAATACATCCTCTTTAGCTCCTTTTACATCTCCAGCATTTATTAAGCCTATTGGATGACATGAACGAGCAAAGCTGTTTAAACCTGCATAATCACAATATTTCCCTAAATCTCTTGCAGGAATTCCACTCTTCGCCATAGCTAACAATGTTGCTTCGAAAGGTTCTGAGACCATTCCGATTGAGATTGGTTTTATATCTCTAATCCACATGTTTTTAACATCTTCCGCATTTACTCGGTCTTGTTTTTCAATGATAGCTGTGATCATTAATTTTTGTCTTTCAATGCCATCCTCAGTCGTACCCGGCTCTCTCTTCCACCCATTGTTATAATGTTCGTATGATAATGGTCGGTCGACAGTTCCGTAGGTTTCCTCTATTTTTTGATATGACCAGCCTTCAACAGCAGCTCCCATTGCTGAACCAATATGTGCACCTGCAATACATCCTAGAAATTTGTCTCTTAACGTTACATTTGAAGTCATTTAATATCCACCCTTCTTATTATCCTAATCTATTATGTTATTAACCTTTGACACCGCCAAAGGTGATGCCCTGTATGAACCTTTTTTGAACGATAAAATAAAGAAATATGATTGGTAAAGCAACTAATACTGAGGCTGCCATCAATGGGCCCCATGCCGTATCTTGAGCTGTTCTAAATTGTTGTAAACCTAGTTGTAATGTATATTTTGTTTCATCGTTCAAGTAAATAAGTGGACCTAAAAAGTCATTCCATGATGCCATGAATTGAAATAAAGCAATAGTTAAAACCGCCGGTTGGCATAGCGGCAACATGATACGTAAATATATACCAAATTCTGAACAGCCATCTATTCTTGCTGCATCTTCTAAATCCCTAGGTAATTGTTTAAAAAACTGCCTCATAAGAAAAATATAGAAAGGAACACCGAAGAATGCTGGAATTATCAGAGGCATAAATGTTCCAACAAGTCCAAGCTTTGACCATACAATAAATAAGGGAACCATCGTTACAGGGAAAGGAATCATCATAACTGCTAGTGTGATAAGAAATAAAGTGTCTCTCCCCTTCCACTTTAATCTTGCAAATGTATATCCAACTAATGGACAAGATATGATGACGCCAACAGTAGAAATCGTAGCGATGATCAGAGAATTCTTAAATTGTGTAAAAAATGCAATCTCAGTCACAGCATGCACATAGTTCTCCCAATTAACTGGGTTAGGTATCCAAACTGGAGGGTGAACGAAGAGTTGGTCTGCTGCTTTTAATGATGTGGATACCATCCAGATAAATGGGAGAGCAAAACCTACTGCCGCCAATAATAAAAGAATGGGGATAGCTATTCTTTTTACCAAGTTGGTCTTCACTTCATCACCTCAATCGTCACCTTGGTAAAATACCCATTTACCAGATGATTTTAGTAGGACCACCGTAATAAGCATTACAACTACAAACAAAATCCAAGCCATTGCAGACGCATAGCCCATCTTCATATACAAAAAGGCGTTATTATAAAGGTACATCGAATAAAATAGAAGGGATTCTGCCGGGTTCCCCGTCCCATAGGTAAGCGCATAAGGTAATGTGAATTCTTGCAGAGCATGAATAACTCCCATGATCATATTAAAGAATATAACTGGTGTTAATAACGGAATCGTAATATGGAATGTTTTTTGCAACCAATTAGCTCCATCAATGTCTGCTGCCTCATAATAATCTTTGGAAATATCCTGAAGTCCGGCTAAATAGATTAAGATAGAGTTTCCTAATACCCATAGCGTCATAATGACCAATGACGGTTTAGACCAAGTTGTATCCCCTAACCACCCAGGCCCTGTTATACCAATTTTTTCAAGAAATGCATTAACCAATCCGAATTGAGGATTTAATAACCATTGCCATAATATTGTAGTAGCTATTACAGGTAATAAGGACGGGAGAAAGAATACTGTCCTTAGAAAGCCCTGACCGAATACCGGCAAATTAAGTAGCATTGCAAGTGTTACCCCAAACATAATGGCTAACGGAACTTGCATCAATGCATAAGCTAGTGTATTCTTGAGCCCTTTCCAAAATAGATCGTCGTTAAAAAGTGTGATGTAATTTTCGAATCCAATCCACTGAGATGGACTAATGACATTGTAATTTGTAAGACTATAATACATAGAGCTAAATAGAGGGTATGCATAGAATGCTAATAAACCAATAATCCATGGAAGAGCAAATAAAATGCCTGCTCGCCGTATTCTAGTTTCCATACTAGTCGTTTTTTTACTGGCTTTCGCTTTAACATTAGTAACCTCTGTAAGATTAGACAATAACAACCCCTCCCTTCCTATTTAATAGGAGAAGAATAGTATATCCTTCTCCTTTATTCAGTTATTCTAATTGTGCTTTCTTATTTTCTATTTCTTTATTAATTTTTTCTGTTATTCCATCTAATATCTCTTGAGGAGTACCTTGCTTATTCATTACTAAATCAGGTGCCTTTGCCAACTCATCCCACATCATATTTCCTGCTAACACTACTGGTCTATATTTACCATTCGGTAATACCTCAAGGAAGATATCTTGACTTGGATCATCAGCATATAACTTTTCATTTACCTCTGGCATTGCTGCAAATTCACCAGTAATCTTTTTAAAACTTTGACCTTCTTCGGTAGCACACATCCATTTAACAAATTCCCAAGAAGCATCTAGATTTTTCACGCCTTTAGGAATTAGGAGCACCCTACCTCCTACAAACGTATTGAAGTCCTCTCCAGAAGGTGTAGGGATATAAGTAACGCCATAATCTAAATCTGGAGCATATTCTTCAATTTGGCTGAGCATCCAGTTTCCAGTGACCATCATGGATAATTGACCTGTAAAGAAAGGATTCGTAGCGTTAGTACCCGCAGAGCTAACAAAGCTCGTTACGTCTTTAATTCCAAACTTTTCAGCAAAGTCTGTTTCCCATTTAAGAGCATCGACAATTTTAGGATCGTTTGCCGTAACGATATTATCGTTATCAACAAACTCACCACCAAATGCCCAACCCCATGAATATAGCCATCCTTCACCAAACCAAGGGATAAAACCAAATCTAGTATATTTTCCATTTTCTTTCTTCGTTAACTTTTCAGCTGCAATCTCTAATTCTTCAATAGTAGTTGGTGGATTCTCAGGATCTAATCCAGCCTCCCTAAAATGTTCCTTATTATAAAATAAAGCTCTTGCCGTTCCATCATATGGAAGTGCTAATAACTCACCTTCATAAGATGCTTCCCCCCAGGCCCATTTATAAAAATTATCTTCTGTTATACCATCTTTCGCTGCTAACTCTCCAATTGGCTCAAGAGCTTCTTTATATTCAGCTATTCCATATCTACTTGCAAGCATTACATCTGGTGGGTTCCCACCTGCAACTGCAGTAACTAGTTTTGAACTAACAGAATCCCCTCCATCTGGAGCTACATAGACTGGTTTAACAACAATATCCGGATGAGTTTCGTTAAATTTTTGTACAGATTTTTCAATTGATTCTCCAGATGGTCCAGTTTCCCAGTTGTGCCAAAAAGTTATTTCAACTTTTTCTTTACTATTTGAATTGCCATTGTCTGTACTGTCTTTATCTCCATTTGATTGTTTGTTCGAACACGCAATAACACTAAATAAGAAAAGTACTGAAACTACCATCATTAGGAATAGACGACTAGACCTCTTCTTCATTACAATCCCCCCGGATGTTTTGGTTTAGTATCAAGCTATTAAAGAAGAAATTTCTAGCTAGGACTAAGTTTATTTTGTAATTCTCTAGCAATCTCTAATTCTAATTGATGCAACTTACCAACTCTCCTTCTAAAATGATCCTCTGTACTGAATTCTGCCTTAAAAAAAGCATTAATTAAATCCTTTGCTAACCAAGGACCTACAATTTTAGCTCCAATACACATGACATTTACATCATCATGTTCTACACTTTGATGGGCAGAATGAATATCATGGCATACTGCAGCCCTTATTCCTACAAACTTGTTTGCTGCAATGCTAGCGCCTACCCCTGTGCCACAAACCATTATCCCTCTCTCTGCCTCACCACTTTTAATTGATTGACAGACAGATCTTGTAATATCAGGAAAATCCACTTCTTCTATTGAATGACACCCATAGTCTATAACGGTTATTCCAAGTGATTTCAAATGATCAATAACTTCAGCTTTTAGCGGAAAACCTGCATGGTCGCATCCTAAAGCAACAATCATCTTCACGCCTCCTTTCAAGAGCTTACTTACTGATATATGTTTGTACAATTAAGAAAATTTGATTGAAAAGCTTTGCACTAAAAGAATTCCGCCCCCCTCTTTTCGCTAGATATTAATACCTACCAAGAATATATGTAAGCGTAACCATAGTTTATGCAACAATATTTTTTAATTATTAATACGAATTTAATTGAAATTAAAAACATATTTCTGAAGTATATGAAAAGGCTTCCATATTTTTCTTAAAAGGAGGGTATAACGATGGCTACTATGAAAGATGTAGCAAAACTATGCGGCATTTCAATTTCTACAGTATCTAGAGTGATTAATAATAGTGGTTATGTTAATAAGGAAACGGAGGAAAAAGTAAAAGCAGCCATAGAGAAGCTTAATTTTTCTCCTAATCAGGCTGCAAGGAGTCTTGTGAATGGTGACACCAAAACCATTGGACTTATAATACCTGATATATCTAACCCTTTCTTCCCTGCTATAGCTCGAGCTGTCGAAGATACATTACAAGAGGAAAAATATTCTATAATAGTTTGTAATTCTGATAACGATATTTTAAAACTAAGTAAACATTTTAAGACCTTAAAGCAAAAATCTGTCGATGGTATTATCATTGCAGGTGAAATAAAGAGGAACCATATCCAAGAATTTACTGAACAAAATCTTCCCCTCGTGATGATTGATGTAAATACTGATTCCTTACCCGTAAACTCGGTGAGAACCGATAATCGTTTTGGAGGAAATATTGCTACTAACCATTTAATTGAGCAAGGTTTCTCAAGGATTGCACATATTCGAGGACCTTTAGATAGTTCTACTGCTGAGGACAGATATAAAGGGTATTTAGATTCTCTAAAGGAATTTGGGATACTATACGATCCCACCTTAGTACAGATAGGTGATTTTCACGAAGAAAGTGGTTATAATGCAATGTTACGTTTACTAGCTCATTCTAATCCACCAGATGCTGTCTTCGTCGCGAATGACCTAATGGCCCTAGGTGTATTAGAGGTGTTATCAAAAAACAAATCACAAATAGGTATTGTTGGCTACGATGACATTCCATTTATAAAGTATTTGAATCCAAAACTTACTACTGTGAAACAACCTATATATGACATAGGAATAAAGGCCGCACAAATTCTATTAAAAACGATAAATAATAGCTCTGAAACAGTTGATTTTGTTAAAGAATTGATGAAGCCTGAATTAATAATAAGACAAACCAGTCTGAGGGAAAAGGTGAGAAAATGAGTGACATAAACGTTGTTGTTGTTGGTAGCATCAACATGGATCTCGTCATTTTCACTAAAAGGTTTCCTAAGAATGGTGAGACAATCATAGGTAATGATTTTCGAAGAATTCCTGGAGGTAAAGGTGCTAACCAGGCAGTTGCAGCAAAAAGACTTGGTGCGAATGTTGATATCATTGGCTGTGTAGGTGATGATCTATATGGTAAAGAACTTCAGAGTATTTTTGAAAATGAAGGTATTGGAACTGATTATATACATGCCGTACCAAATAAAAATACTGGAGTTGCATTCATAACTGTTAACCAACAGGGAGAGAATTCGATAATCTTATCTCAAGGTTCTAATAGTAACCTTTCTCCTAAACTAATACGTAAAGCAGAACAAGTAATTAAAAAGGCTCACGTATTACTCCTTCAATTAGAAGTTCCAGTTGAGTCTGTTATTGAATCTGTTAAAATAGCAAAGAAATATAAGATACCTATTATACTAAACCCAGCTCCAGCAATTGAACTTAATGCTACATTATTAGAACATATAGACTACCTAACACCTAATGAGACAGAAAGCAAACAAATATTAGGTAGAGATTTTGGAACAAATGAGGAAATAATTAATACGTTAAAAGGAATAGGTGTTAAACATATCATTGTAACATTAGGAGAAAATGGAGTTGTATTCAACAACCATGCTGAGGAAATTATCCAACTTGATGCGCTTAAAGTAAATGCTGTAGATACCACAGGAGCAGGAGATGCTTTTAACGCCGCTTTTGGGGTTTCTATTGCAGAGGGGAAAACCATTACTGAATCAATTCACTTCGCCCAAACAGTAGC encodes:
- a CDS encoding ABC transporter substrate-binding protein, whose translation is MKKRSSRLFLMMVVSVLFLFSVIACSNKQSNGDKDSTDNGNSNSKEKVEITFWHNWETGPSGESIEKSVQKFNETHPDIVVKPVYVAPDGGDSVSSKLVTAVAGGNPPDVMLASRYGIAEYKEALEPIGELAAKDGITEDNFYKWAWGEASYEGELLALPYDGTARALFYNKEHFREAGLDPENPPTTIEELEIAAEKLTKKENGKYTRFGFIPWFGEGWLYSWGWAFGGEFVDNDNIVTANDPKIVDALKWETDFAEKFGIKDVTSFVSSAGTNATNPFFTGQLSMMVTGNWMLSQIEEYAPDLDYGVTYIPTPSGEDFNTFVGGRVLLIPKGVKNLDASWEFVKWMCATEEGQSFKKITGEFAAMPEVNEKLYADDPSQDIFLEVLPNGKYRPVVLAGNMMWDELAKAPDLVMNKQGTPQEILDGITEKINKEIENKKAQLE
- the rpiB gene encoding ribose 5-phosphate isomerase B encodes the protein MIVALGCDHAGFPLKAEVIDHLKSLGITVIDYGCHSIEEVDFPDITRSVCQSIKSGEAERGIMVCGTGVGASIAANKFVGIRAAVCHDIHSAHQSVEHDDVNVMCIGAKIVGPWLAKDLINAFFKAEFSTEDHFRRRVGKLHQLELEIARELQNKLSPS
- a CDS encoding LacI family DNA-binding transcriptional regulator; this encodes MATMKDVAKLCGISISTVSRVINNSGYVNKETEEKVKAAIEKLNFSPNQAARSLVNGDTKTIGLIIPDISNPFFPAIARAVEDTLQEEKYSIIVCNSDNDILKLSKHFKTLKQKSVDGIIIAGEIKRNHIQEFTEQNLPLVMIDVNTDSLPVNSVRTDNRFGGNIATNHLIEQGFSRIAHIRGPLDSSTAEDRYKGYLDSLKEFGILYDPTLVQIGDFHEESGYNAMLRLLAHSNPPDAVFVANDLMALGVLEVLSKNKSQIGIVGYDDIPFIKYLNPKLTTVKQPIYDIGIKAAQILLKTINNSSETVDFVKELMKPELIIRQTSLREKVRK
- the rbsK gene encoding ribokinase, which translates into the protein MSDINVVVVGSINMDLVIFTKRFPKNGETIIGNDFRRIPGGKGANQAVAAKRLGANVDIIGCVGDDLYGKELQSIFENEGIGTDYIHAVPNKNTGVAFITVNQQGENSIILSQGSNSNLSPKLIRKAEQVIKKAHVLLLQLEVPVESVIESVKIAKKYKIPIILNPAPAIELNATLLEHIDYLTPNETESKQILGRDFGTNEEIINTLKGIGVKHIIVTLGENGVVFNNHAEEIIQLDALKVNAVDTTGAGDAFNAAFGVSIAEGKTITESIHFAQTVAAYSVTKSGAQPSFPYSRELDA